GCGGGAAAATAACACTCTGCCTCCTCTATTCCTTGCAAATTTATTGGGTTATGTAAAGGAGCTAAATGAGACAGTTTTTGAAGAAGCTTTATAGTCTCAGGAGTAAGGAAAGTAGGCTTTTGAAAGAGGCAGCCTCCATGGACGATACGATGGCCAATTCTATCAATGGGCGTGGGAACTTCCTTAAATGCTTTCTTAATAGCTGCTCGGCGATCTTCATAGCTATTTTCAAATTCTATAGTCTTTTGCCATAAGGGCTCAAGATCGCGCAAAAAAACGCTTTTTGCTTCAAATAAAGCAAATTTAAAAGAACTTGATCCCCCATTTACCACTAAAATTTTCATGCAAGCCCCTGCCCTGCTAAGTCCTTGTGAAGAAAAAGCAATAATTAAAAACAAAAATTGAAAAACATTCTCATTATCTAAACGCTTTATACATTATCCTATGAAAACAAAAAACTTTTTTTAGAATTCTTATTCGGCAGGTAAGCCTTTTCCTATTTTATAATGACTTATGTCTGCCACATTATTTCTATTTGTTTTTTTCTCTATCTTTTGCTACTTTGAATTCATCTTTGGAGTCTGGCTTCTTTAGAAGCTAAAAATAAGCAACCTAAATAAGGAAGGCTTCTTTAATATAAGTTTCTTATGTTAGCGATCTATCTTCATCATCCTTTGCTTTAAGCTCAACATAATGTAAATCTAATGGATCTACTTTTTCGTAAAGAAAGCAAAAATCCCCTTTTACTTTTGCTCTACTATTAGTCGAATCCTTCATGCAGAAAAAAGATAGTAAACCTACTTACCAACATCATTAAGTTATTAGCGATAGATACAGAACTCGAGAGAAAAATTAGATAAGAGCAACCTGGCAAAAGCCGATGCTAGTAATTTTTTGCCAGCCTATCCTCATAGTATTAATTACACGAAAACTTTTTTCTCAATATTTAGAAGATAGAGGTTTTTTGATTGTATCAAAACCTGCACCTTCTTAAGATAATTTATCACTCTCATCCCTAAAGGTAAATTTATGCAAGTCCTTGGAACATCTATACCTGAAGTCAAAATTATAGAACCCCAGGTTTTCGGGGATGCCCGCGGCTTTTTTTTTGAAAGTTTTAATTTAACGATGTTTCGCGAAAAAGCTCATATTCATGATGTTTTTGTCCAAGACAATCACTCCCATTCTCCTAAACATGTCTTACGGGGGCTCCACTATCAGATTCATCAGCCCCAAGGAAAGCTTGTTCGGGTCGTTAGCGGTGAAGTTTATGATGTAGCTGTAGACTTACGCAAACATTCGCCTACTTTCGGCCAGTGGGTAGGATTAATATTATCCGCGCAGAATAAACGAATGTTATGGATTCCTAAAGGCTTTGCCCATGGTTTTCTAGTGTTGTCAGAACAGGCCGACTTTCTATATAAAACATCTGATTTTTATGATCCTTCATCGGAGCGTACAATTATTTGGAATGATCCAGATTTAGCCATCGAGTGGCCCCTTCAGGGAGCTTTACCTATTCTTTCGGCTAAAGATCAACAGGGAAATTTATTCAAAGATGCCGAGGTATTCCTATGAAAAAAATTCTTATCCTAGGCAAGCGAGGGCAAGTAGGCTGGGAGCTCTGTCGCACTCTTTCACCTCTGGGGCAGCTTATTACTTATGACCGGGAAGCCTTAAACCTTGCTTCTCCTCTCTCTATTCGCGAGCTTCTAAACGGATTAAAGCCCCATATGATCGTTAATGCAGCAGCCTATACAGCGGTTGACAAAGCTGAAGTTGAGCAGGAAGCTTGTATGGCCATCAATGCACGGGCTCCTCAAATTCTTGCTGAAGAGGCTAAAAAGCTTAATGCGCTTCTCATTCACTATTCCAGTGATTATGTCTTTGATGGATGCTCGCCCAGTCCTTCTGCTGAAGATACTGTTCCTAATCCTCAAAATTTTTACGGCTACTCTAAACTTGAAGGAGATCGTGCTATTCAGGCCTCAGGCTGCGCTCATGTAATCTTACGTACTAGCTGGGTTTATGGAAATCGAGGCCACAATTTTTTGCTAACTATGCTAAGATTAGGGCTAGAGAAAGATACATTAAAGATTGTAGGCGACCAAATCGGTGCTCCTACCTGGAGCCGTTTAATTGCAGAGGCTACAGCGCAAGTGATAGCCCGTTATGAAGGACAGGATGGCATTTACAATCTTACCTGCCGCGGCAAAACCTCTTGGTTCGGCTTTGCTAAAGCTATCTTTGACTGGCAAAGTCTTAAAAAAGGAGTAAAGGTGCCTACACTTGTAAATATTCCCTCATCAGCCTATCCAGTCGCTGCCCAACGCCCTCATAATTCTTTACTAAGTCACGAGAAAACAGAAAAAACATTTAGTATTCAACTCCCCGATTGGAATGAAACGCTGCAGATGTGCCTCGAGGAGGCATAATTTATAGAAGTTGTTAGTACACAAGCTAACAAAATACTCTACCGCGCTAATTCTTAAATTTTTTTAGAGGCAGCTATTGAGGGCTCTCTGCCTTAAATTCTTTTAAAGAATAAGTGGATTACGCTAACGGTTGAATATTTAAACGAATAGCTTCACGTAATTCGGGCAAGCCATTACCCAGCATAGCTGAAATTTGAAAAATCTTCTCCTTAGCAGCAAACTTATTCTTTAAAAAGACTTTAATATGCTGAGAAGCTTCTTCGGTATCTATTTTATTTAACACGATAAGATAAGGACGTTCGAGCATTTCAGGATTATAAGCCTGAATTTCATGACGTAATACTTCAAAGTCCGCGCTGGGATCTCGTCCATCGATCCCTGAAGCATCTAAGACAAATAATAAAAGTTTTGTACGTTCGATGTGTCTTAAAAATTCAAAGCCTAATCCTCGGTTGCAATGAGCGCCTTGGATAATCCCGGGAATATCAGCAATAAAAATGCGTTGATGCTCTTTATAAGTAATAAAACCCAGGTTAGGTCGTAAGGTAGTAAAAGGATAGGGAGCTATTTTTACTTTGACAGAAGCCAAAGAGGAAAACAGTGTGGATTTTCCAGCATTAGGAAAGCCTACCAATCCTACGTCAGCAATTAATTTTAGCTCTAATTCTACGCTACAGGCTTGACCTTCGGTGCCTTCGGTGCGTGTATTGGGTGCTCGATTGGTAGGAGACTTAAAGCTATCATTACCGCGCCCACCCCGGCCGCCTTTACAAATTTCCCACTTCTCTCCATCCTGGGTAAAGTCATGAAGAATTTCACCCGTATGAACATTTTTTACCAACGTGCCACAAGGAACTTTCAGAACAAGGTCTTTGCCATTGCGTCCTTGCTGGCAATTGGGACCTCCTTCACGGCCATTTTCTGCTTTTAAAATGCGGCGATTGCGAAACCACTCCAAGGAAAAAACTTGGGCATCGGCTTGAAGGATAAGCGAACCGCCCTTACCTCCATTGCCACCGCAGGGCCCTCCCTTAGGGATATACTTTTCCCGCCGCCAAGCAATAACACCATTTCCGCCTTTACCGGCAGCTAGATCTATAGTCACACGATCAACAAACATATTTTTATATAAAAAGGGAGAGTTAAAAGAGAATAATAATTGACGAAGAAGAATGAAGAGAAGAATTAATGCTCATCATTCCTCTTTCTATAGCTCTAAAATGGTTAGGCTCCAGCTTCGATAGAGACGTAAGTGCGATCGGATTTACGAAAAGAAACGCTTCCATCAGCAAGAGCAAAAAGCGTATCATCGCTACCACGGCCTACATTTTTACCGGGGTGCCATTTAGTGCCCCTTTGTCTAACCAAGACACTACCTGTCTTGACGATTTCACCCATCCCTACTTTTATTCCAAGACGCTTTGAGTGAGAGTCGCGTCCGTTACGGGTTGAACCCTGTCCTTTCTTATGTGCCATAATTCTCCTTCCTTATGCTTTGGCAATCTCAGTAATTTTTACACGTGCATAATGTTGGCGGTGGCCAAACTTCCTGTAATTATTATGACTCGGTTTGTATTTTAAGCTTACAACCTTAGGACCAGCTACAATATCTAGCAGCTCACCCATAACTTTGAAGCCTTCTAAAGCTTGGGCGCTAACATGGGAAGAGTTTTCTTCACCGACAAAAAGCACTTCAGCAAATTCAACTTTTTCTCCTGGCTCTGCGTCAAGCATTTCTACTTGGATGATGTCATCTTTAGCTACACGATACTGCTTTCCGCCAGTTTTGATAATCGCGTATGATTTGTTGGAACTCATTCTAGCCCCCTTAGGCATTGTAAAACGATAAAGTTTTTTTAAGAATATCAATAAACTGTGTGCAGTATAGCGCATTAGATGTATTCCAATCAATCGAAATCTAAAGCCACCAAAAGAGCCGGTCTCTTGTCAATAAAAAAGTGTGGTTTAAAAGCAGCTGAATCCTCTTTTCGGGCAACCTACTGCCCATGCTTCTCATAAAAATGATGCCCAACATACTTTTCCAATACAATTAATAATCGCTAGGCCTTTTGTGCTTTGTTTGATAACGATGGAGGGGATAAGCTTGTAATTCTTCTTCTCTCCTAAATTCTTACGTCCTTTTCAGTTAAGTTATAAATATATTGAAAATATCCGAGCTAACTCTTAGTATGGGTTCTTTAAATAAAAAAACTGATTTATAGTTATGCAGGCATTTGCAATCATCCCCTCACTTTTCTACTTACCTTCTTCCCAGCATGCTGGGCGCGAGAAGTTAGCTAAAGCGGAAAGGCTGCTGGCTCAAGGCCAGCTTGAAAAAGCGCAAATATTTTTAAAAGAAATTCTTGATGAACCTCATCAGAGCCCAGAAACAATCATTAAAGCTAAGCTAAACAGCCAGATTATCCTTGCATATAATAATGAAGCCAAGCTTAACGAGGGTTCATTCTTAGAACTATTTGACACACTCCGACATTCTAGCTGGCTGGAAGAAGAAGAGAAACACAAAGCTTTATTGAGTATAGAGCTTATCGGGCTTTATAATCCTAGCTTAGTAAATGCTTCATCTATAGAAACTATCATCGATAATTATCCAGAAGACCATCCTCTTGCAATTTTAGGGAGATTTTGTCTAGCTGAACGCTTACGTACACAATCTATCAATCATGATGAGCAAAAAATATTAAGCTTGTATAAAAGCATTCATACCCAGCAAGTCAGCTCTATATTTACCTACATACGAGGAATAGCTTGCCTGCAATCTGCAGAGATTTTAACAGCTAGCACTTACTCTGGCGAGCAGAGTTGGTTAGATGCTGATGAGTTATACAATGCAGCGCTAGCAGATTTTTCTCCTCAAGAGCTCACAGACTTTGATGAGAGAAAATGGGATCTTTTTTTCGAGTTTTCTCGCCTTGTTTTAGAAAAGATGTATCCTTGCTCTTACCTCACACATCTAGCTTACGTAGGAAAAGCTTATATGTATGGCATGGGCAGCAAAGACTTAGAACCTGTAGTAGAAAAAGCCATTTTTTACTATGAAAAGTCTTTAGAGACTAATATCGCTTTGGAAGGGCAAATAGAACCCAAGTTTTGTTTAGCAGAGTTGTATTTTTCTCATGGCGAAGCTTCTAAAGCTCTTGCCCTTTTTAATGAAGTCATCGATTTTTCTTCTACGCATGATAGCCATATAGTCTATTCGCTCATGTCCAAATGCTCTAAAGCTGACATTTTGCGTCAGGATTTACCTGATATCACTAAAAATTTGGCACTCTCCCAAAGTTTATACAAAGAAGTGTTGGAGAGTTCTTATAAAAATGATCTTCTTTTGGCTAAAGCTGGGCTAGGATTAGCTACTATTTTTCGCGATGGAGATGACGAGAACTCTCTCAATTGGCCCGATGCTATCTTATTATTTAAGCAAATTATCGAGGCTAAAGATTATTTAAAAGAAGCTCCCCAACTTGTCAGCCAAGCGCAGTTAAATTACGCAGAGATGTTATATAAAGGGGGAAATGAGATTGAACAATGCTTGCCCGAGGCGATGCAATTATTTACTTGTCTTTTGCTGGATGAAAAGCAGGAAGAAGCAATACTAGCTAAAAGCCTAAATAGCTTGACGCAACTAATAGAAAAAGAGCCTCAGGCGGGAGAGCCCCAAAAAGTTTTAGATTTATTTGAACAAGTTATCCAACAGAAACACTTATCCAAAGCCTTGGTTGCTCAGGCCTATTATTGCAAAGCTAAAATCTATAAACTCCAAAATCGACTAGAAGATGAGCTTCATCATCTTTTTGGAGCCTATATATTTGGTGACTTCATCATGCAACAGACGCTTAACGAAGAAGTCCAGCAAAGTCCTTGCACTGCAATTTCCAAAATAGTTGCTTACCACTCAATACTAAAAAATGTAGAAGCAAGTCTTGCACCTGCACCTGACTTTTGGATTCCGCCATTAGGCCCTCTTTCCCAATTTCTTGAAAGCTTTTTAATTGCTAAGGACCTAAACACCTATGCTATTAAAAAAAACATCCTTATAGGTTTAATAAAGCATGAGTATCAAATCACCAGCTACATTGATCCCCTCCTACCTGAACCCATAAAAAATGAGTTATATGATGTTTTAGGTAACTTTTGTCTTTCGGCCGCAGATGAGCATCCTCACTTAGCTATCAAGCTCTTAAGAAATGTAAGTGAAAAAGCCGCATGTTATCCCGTTTCATTAGGTAAATTAATTAATTTAGTTTATACCTCTAAACTTGAAAGTTTAAGATCTGAATGGAAAGCTTACGAGGCTATCACCTCTTATTTAGAGAAAGCAAAGAAAGTAAATCGGCTCTCCCCCACCCCTCTCCTTGACCTTCAACATACTGAGAAATGGGAATTAGCTGCTAAAAGAGAAAAACTTAAATTTATTCAACAGCATCCAATCGATCGCCTTATTAGCTACCCCATTAATAGATACAGCATTTAACCTAATGGCCTGTAAAGGGTAGTTTAGGCTTATAAGTAGTTGGTAGGGATTAAGATCGGCTATTCTGTTGAACCTTACCCATTTAACTTTTCAAAAAATTTTCAAGCTTAATCGCTTCTTTAAGATCATGTCTTTTATACCTTAAGATCGCTTGGATGGCGTATTGACTTAAATGCAGATAGCTATTTTTGAGAATAGGCTAACAAAAAGAAAAAGGATCATGTAACTAATCAATGCGGAAAAATCTTTATTTAATTTATTAAGCTGGGCAGTCCCTATCATCATTTCAAGAAGGCT
The genomic region above belongs to Neochlamydia sp. AcF84 and contains:
- the rfbC gene encoding dTDP-4-dehydrorhamnose 3,5-epimerase, translating into MQVLGTSIPEVKIIEPQVFGDARGFFFESFNLTMFREKAHIHDVFVQDNHSHSPKHVLRGLHYQIHQPQGKLVRVVSGEVYDVAVDLRKHSPTFGQWVGLILSAQNKRMLWIPKGFAHGFLVLSEQADFLYKTSDFYDPSSERTIIWNDPDLAIEWPLQGALPILSAKDQQGNLFKDAEVFL
- the rfbD gene encoding dTDP-4-dehydrorhamnose reductase, which codes for MKKILILGKRGQVGWELCRTLSPLGQLITYDREALNLASPLSIRELLNGLKPHMIVNAAAYTAVDKAEVEQEACMAINARAPQILAEEAKKLNALLIHYSSDYVFDGCSPSPSAEDTVPNPQNFYGYSKLEGDRAIQASGCAHVILRTSWVYGNRGHNFLLTMLRLGLEKDTLKIVGDQIGAPTWSRLIAEATAQVIARYEGQDGIYNLTCRGKTSWFGFAKAIFDWQSLKKGVKVPTLVNIPSSAYPVAAQRPHNSLLSHEKTEKTFSIQLPDWNETLQMCLEEA
- the obgE gene encoding GTPase ObgE, with the translated sequence MFVDRVTIDLAAGKGGNGVIAWRREKYIPKGGPCGGNGGKGGSLILQADAQVFSLEWFRNRRILKAENGREGGPNCQQGRNGKDLVLKVPCGTLVKNVHTGEILHDFTQDGEKWEICKGGRGGRGNDSFKSPTNRAPNTRTEGTEGQACSVELELKLIADVGLVGFPNAGKSTLFSSLASVKVKIAPYPFTTLRPNLGFITYKEHQRIFIADIPGIIQGAHCNRGLGFEFLRHIERTKLLLFVLDASGIDGRDPSADFEVLRHEIQAYNPEMLERPYLIVLNKIDTEEASQHIKVFLKNKFAAKEKIFQISAMLGNGLPELREAIRLNIQPLA
- the rpmA gene encoding 50S ribosomal protein L27, whose amino-acid sequence is MAHKKGQGSTRNGRDSHSKRLGIKVGMGEIVKTGSVLVRQRGTKWHPGKNVGRGSDDTLFALADGSVSFRKSDRTYVSIEAGA
- the rplU gene encoding 50S ribosomal protein L21, with translation MSSNKSYAIIKTGGKQYRVAKDDIIQVEMLDAEPGEKVEFAEVLFVGEENSSHVSAQALEGFKVMGELLDIVAGPKVVSLKYKPSHNNYRKFGHRQHYARVKITEIAKA